GCCCTGCGCATGATGGAGGAGCGGCGCAACCTGCTCAGTACCATCTCTACCCGCGAGCCCAGCCCCTACGCCGGGCAGCAGACCGAGCGGCTGGAGGAGCTGAAAAAGCACGTAAACCGCCTGCGCGAATTCCTGCTCAACGGCAGCGTCACGAACGCCAACGCCAACGCGGATTCGGCCCAGCAAGACGACGATTACGACTGAATTTGTCCTTGCTTTGAATGGAGCTCGGGTTGAGCTGAACTGCCGCCAGCCCTGCGGCCCGGACGTCAAAAGCCCCCGCCGGGCGGCCCTCGTCAGACAGGGGCGGCCCCGCGGGGGCTTTCGGTAAGGAAGGGTTGGGTACTTGCTTGCAGAAATAGTGTTTCCGGCCCAGTCGGCATTGCTCCGGCCGGGGCGGGCAGCCAGCGGGGCGCGGCCGTGGGGCCAGGCGCTCAGGTCAGGCTGCTGCGGTTGAGGTACTGCCGGAAGGCGGCGTGCTCCTGGGCCATTTGCTCGCGCACCTGCGCAATGGCCTGGGCCAGGGTGATTTCGCCAGTCACGTAGCGCTGGAAGTGGTGGAGGGTTTCTTCGTTGGCCTCCGTTCCTCCCATGGCTTGAATGGCGAGCGTA
This region of Hymenobacter sedentarius genomic DNA includes:
- a CDS encoding antitoxin VbhA family protein, with amino-acid sequence MNTSHFNHMPQSLNDNQRQDWLRRQRTAENTLAIQAMGGTEANEETLHHFQRYVTGEITLAQAIAQVREQMAQEHAAFRQYLNRSSLT